TGCATGTCGCGCGGTGTGAACAGCACCGCGGTCGTGCCGTGGCCGACGATGTCCCGGCTTTCGTCCAGCAGGTGCTGCGTGTTCCGGCTGGTGTTGAGCGATAACCGCGCCAACGTGGTCAGGATGTCGCGCAACTGGCGCTTGCCGCGCGTGGGTGGAATGGCGACCCACGCGCCGTCCCAGGCGCAGAGGCCGACCGAGATGTCCTGCGCCAGCGCCGCGGAAGCCGTCGATGCCGCCATCGCGATCGCACGTTCCACCCGAACGTGCTCGGCCTCGCTGCGATCCTGTAGAAACGTGTCTACCAACAACACCAGCCTCGGCGGTGAGACCTGGGTCATCTCCTTGCTGACGAGCGTGCCGGTGCGGGCGCTACGCTTCCAGTAGATCATGCGCGGGTTCTCACCCTGGCGGTACTCCTTCAACCCGTAGAACTCATCCTCGCCCCCGCGGCGTGGCCGCATGGTGGCGCCGGTCTTCTCGGCCGACCGGGCCATCTGAAGAACCTTGGGATCGACCTTGCCGATCGGGGGGTAGACGACCAACGTGTCGGCGTGCCGTCGCTCGAGGGCGCGCTTGATGAACCCGAAGGGAAAGCTCGTGCTGATCTGGTAGCGGTTCAGCTCGTGCAGGCCACGCCGTT
Above is a window of Tepidisphaeraceae bacterium DNA encoding:
- a CDS encoding DUF58 domain-containing protein, translating into MTTRGPSNSVRQVTTPVRRKPSLDFSLTGLVYCSMMMFMGLAAINSQANLLFGVFGLMIGVLVISGFISRLVLRRLRVQREIPEAVMVGEVTVIAYSFTNHKRFWPSLSVGLSELDGVEAFTKQPSSYLLHAAGGMTASVPTEVVPKRRGLHELNRYQISTSFPFGFIKRALERRHADTLVVYPPIGKVDPKVLQMARSAEKTGATMRPRRGGEDEFYGLKEYRQGENPRMIYWKRSARTGTLVSKEMTQVSPPRLVLLVDTFLQDRSEAEHVRVERAIAMAASTASAALAQDISVGLCAWDGAWVAIPPTRGKRQLRDILTTLARLSLNTSRNTQHLLDESRDIVGHGTTAVLFTPRDMQIGLSERTRGSMMVFSSAEMGGRQMFRFGDEIDFATCMPFDQQPKISGH